The genome window GCTGCTATGATCCTTCTCCGGAAAACCTGGCATGCGGAAAGTGTGATAGCTGCATCTTGAGAAAGCATGGTTTTAAAAAGGCGGGTGTATCAGATCCAACAAGATATGTACTGCGGATATGAGTGCCTAAAGTGAGCTAAAGTGCCTAAAATGCCTAAAGTTATCCGCCAAAGGGCTCTGATGGAAATTCCTATACAATTAAAGTAATGCTGTTGCAAAAACAAGATCTTCCCTGTTTGTGATTTTTATATTCCGTCTGCTGCCGTAAATTATTTTAACATTTCCCCCGAGTCTTTCTACCAGAGATGCATCATCTGTGCATGCAAAGCCTTCCCTCCTTGCATTTTCATGGGCTTTGATTATCAGGTCATATTTAAAAGCCTGCGGGGTCTGTGCAAGCAATATATCATCTCTTTTAAGTGTATTGCATATAAAACCGGAAGTGTTTACCTGCTTTAAGGTATCGTCTGCGGGAATACCGAGGATGCATGCTCCATACTCTTTTGCGCCGGCTATGCATGCCGCTGCCTGCTCCTGAGAAACAAAGGGTCGCACACCATCATGGATAACAACTATCTCAGCATCTTTATCAACTGCCATAAGACCGTTATATACAGAATCCTGACGTTTCTCTCCACCTGGCACAAGATCGATCTTTTTGCAAAGCCTTAAAGGGGCAACAATATTTTTCCGGCAATAATCAATATCTTTGGGGGGAACAACAAGAATGATGCGATCTATCAAATCACATGCATCGAAAGCCAGCAGGCTATAAGCCAAAATCGGACGTCCCGCAAGCAAAAGATACTGCTTGCGCAGTTTATCATTCATCCTGACGCCTTTACCGGCAGCTACAATAATTGCTGGGATCATGTTTCTACCTTATCTTAAATAATTCAATCCTTCAGGCAGCGGAACCCCTTTCCCCATTGTATCCTCACCGTAATTGACGCTGGCAAGCATTTCTATATCCTTTAAGGCACGGATATCCCCTTCGAATGTAACCTTTTTGATATTTTCATTCTGTATTTTACCGCCGGCCCATTGTATGTCAAGCACACTGCTGGCATCGAACCTGTCCGATTTTACACATAGTTCTACCTGCCCCCCGTAATGCTGAACAATTTTGGCAACAAGAAGACTTGGCCTGCTGTGAAAACCAAGTTTTATTGGAATGCCGACAGTAATGTAAGAACGCTCTATATTCTCATTCAGTATATCCCGCGCCAAAGCTTTGCCGGTCATCAGAAAGTGGCAAGCATAATACAGGCCGTAATTAATAATACGGTCAAGCATAACTGAAGTATCGATAATGGAAAATAGTCGGTCTTGAACCTTTTTGTAAATATTTTTGTATCCAGCTTCATACAAGTGTCTTTCATAAAAATGGAGAAGCCTGCCGATCATCTGAAGAAGATGGAATGTAATTGAAATATAGCCGCGGAGCTGCTTAAGCCTCCTGTTGCCGAACCTGAATCCTCCATGTATCACATATGTATCAAATGAAGATTGAAGGTTGTGCACAAGCATCTCAAAGTATCTAATCTCAACCTCGTTAACCTTGTCCGGCACAATGGTCGATATTTCTTCCATACTGTATGGTTCATAAAAACCCAACCGGTCAAAGTCTTTTGCAATACTCAAAAATTTACTGGCAATTTTAACTATATGTTTCTTCTGCTGATCTTTATCCTTATCGTCAATATTATAATCGAGCATCTTACCGGTCGGAATAGTCGGGAAATAGGCGGGGTTAAAAGTTTCATCAGGAATGGGGATATTAAGGCATCTTGCTTCATCAAGTATAACAGGCGCCATTTTTATAATAGAGCTTTTCAAAAAATCAAATGTAATTTCACCTTGTTTTTCAAAACCCTCTGTGTCCACAAGGTCATAAAATACAAGCCTGTTTGATAAATGTTGATATGAGTAACCAGCCAGGCTCAAATGTCTGACAGCCGCTGTAAGCTCTCTGTAAAAATACCAGTCGCTGTTGTTTTTTGCTCCGTGAAAATCGAGAAAGTCCTCTAAAAGCTGGGAAGTAGATATCAGCGTTGAATAAAGCCTTTTTGTAAAACCATGCTTGTGCGAATCAAAACCGGAAATATATTTGAAACACTTCAGATAATCATGAGAAAATATCCGCACCTTTTCAGCAAAAGTGCTATCAAAATCAGCTTGTTGCATATAACTTAACTCTGTTTCTATAGCATGTCTTTCTGGGTTTTGGAGATAATCTTGTCAAGCTTGTTTTTGAGACCTGGCGGCAATCCTTCTATATCCACATTTAAAAACCCGCGAACAATGGTTGATATTGCCTCATCCTCATCAATGCCCCTTGCCATGAGATATTCTATTTCACGCTGATCAATTTTGCCTACCGCAGCCTCGTGAGACATCTCAACACCTGGAACATATGCCCGGAGCTCAGGTATGGCGTGCATAAGCCCATCTTTTAATATTAAACCCTTGCATTCAAGGTGTGCCTTAATGCCGGGAACCTTGCCGACCAGGTCGCCGCGGGCGATAATTGATCCTCCGTATGTAATTGCGCGAGATATTATTTCCGCGCGCGTGTCAGGAGCATTAAGCACTACTCGCGAGCCCACATCCAGAAAATCACCCTTATTCGCCACCAGAACGCTGTTAAAACGCGCGACAGCGCCTTTCCCGTTCAAGTATGTTGTGGGAAACATCTGGAGTGACCCCACAGGTCTTAATGATATATAGTTTGAAATAATAAGCCCGTTTTCTTCCACCTCGATCGCGGTTCTGGGCCGTACATTTATCTTTTCACCCCAGTCATGAATCATGGTAAATATAAGTTTTGCCCCTTTTTTGACATAAAATTCCGAAACGCCTACGTGCAGCCCTGAAACCAGATGTGGCGCTGTTGCGCACCCTGTAATAATATGGAGTTCCGAACCTTCTTCAGCGATCACAATATTGTGAACATTTTGCGAAAATCCTTCTTTAGCAATATAAAGGCATGACTGTACCGGATGCTCTGTCTTAACGCCTGGAAGGGCACGTATAAAGTACCCTTCATGAGGTTTTTTCTTTGCCTGGGATGTAAATTTGTCCATATCCGGAGATATATTTTTCCACATATAATCGGAAAGCCACCCATGTTTTTCCTGAGCCTGAGATATGCTCATAACCTCAATACCGTCCTGCATGGTTTTGCAGTGTATTACAGATTTGTCTTTCTGTATGAAGCTGCCGACACGATCATTTTCATCAGTATCCACACCAACATCTAACATCTGGCTTGCATCTGTTGATCCAATTTGCGACAAATTTTCAATATATGCATGGTCTTTGGCATCAACCTTGTAGTTGTTAAGATTAAGCTCAATATCTTCAGCATCATCTATTGTGTACATCTGACGCACTCCTTATAGCCGTATTCTCTTATCCATTTTAAAATTTCTCTTGCATTTCTTGAGCAGCACATGACTCCGTTATAAAGAACCTGGCCATTGTCAGCCGTTATATAATTAAGTATATTGCCTGTATGGGTAATAACAAGGGCGGATTTACTCCGATCCTCGACCATTTCTTTATGATGTTTTTCTCTTGGATGTTTAATTCCCCTGCGTAAAAGCAAATTGATTGTATCGCCGATAAGGACGATGCTTTCAAGATCTACCCCTGATTCCGGTTCATCCAGAAGAACAAGGTCAGGCTGCTGCGCTGTAAGCTGAAGGAGTTCGGAACGCTTTATTTCGCCTCCTGAAAAGTTATGGTTTACATCCCTGTCAAGAAAATCGGAAAAATTAAGCTGTTTTGCCAGTTCATCAACATCAACAGACCGATTGCCGGCGCTGATTTCAACAATCGACCTTGTCTTTAAACCTCTAATAGTTGGAGGCCTCTGGAAGGATACGCCTATGCCAAGGCGGGCACGCTCGTAAATGGGCATATAGGTAATGTCTTCCCCTTTGAACGTAATCTTCCCATGTGTCACATTATAGCCGGAAAACCCCATTAAGGTCATCATCAGGCTGGTCTTGCCTGATCCATTTGGCCCGAAAAGTATGTGGGTTTCCCCTTCAGGGATTTCCATGTTAACATTTTTCAGTATTGTTTTTCCGCCTACTTCTACTCTAAGCTCTTCAATATGCAGCATGTTCTTCACCATGAAAATAATTAATAAACTACTTAAAATTAATCACGAAAATACGAAAGTACTAAAACACGAAATAAGACCTGAAAATTAAGTTGCTAACTTTCTTTTTCGGGTTTTGAAGAACCCAGCAGCAAGCTACGGGGAATGCGCTCGCTATTGCGGTTCAATATTTCGTGTTTTTATAATAGTTGTTTTTTTGCTTCCCTTAAGGACTTATAGACTCGGAAAAAAAACGGCCGGAGCGGCTTATAAGCCGAATCCTGTACCCTGTTCAGGTTACCCCGGACAAGGCAACGATCATTCATCTAAGGATGCCTGTTGCCAGGCATCTCTTGCGACCTACCCGGGAGCTTGGACGGGCCATCCTCAAACACTCCCCTATTTGGTCTTGCACTGGGTGGGGTTTACCGAGCTTCCACGGTCACCCGGGAAACTGGTGCGCTCTTACCGCACCTTTTCACCCTTACCCGCCTTTTAATTCTCATGGAATGAAAATTAAAAGGCAGGCGGTATACTTTCTGTTGCACTTTCCTTCACGTCACCGCGACTCCATGTTATGGAGCACCCTGCCCTGCAGTGTTCGGACTTTCCTCTGAATCAAAAAAATGATTCAGCGATCGTCTAAACTGCTCCGACCGATTTCTATGATTGTTCCCAGTAAATAATTCTTTGACAGTTAGGGCAAAATTTCAAACTGTCACAACGCTGAAGCTCATTATACATTTGCGGAGGAAGATTCATGTTGCATCCATTGCATACGGATTTTTTAACAGGGGCTATTGCCGCCCCTTTAACCCGTTGGCTTACCATCATATATTTCCCCAACAATTCAGGCCTTACTCTACTTGAGATGCTGTCCCATTCGGCCTTAAGCTTGGCAAGCCTTTCTTTTCCGTGCTCCACTTCCTGCATTATAGTCTCTTTATCACTACTTACTCTTTCTTTTAACTTTGAATATTCCTCTTTTTTTACACAAATGTCTTTTTCTGTTTCATCCATAAGATCCAGACATAACAGCATCTCATCCTCTGCTTGAGAGTTTTTTGTCTTTAATTCTTCAATTTCCTTTAATAAGGCCTGGTATTCCCTGTTTGTCTTAACAGCTCCAAGTTTTTCCTGACTCTTTTTGACCATGGCAAGATTCGTCTGAACGACAGAATCATAGGAACGATATTTTTTGCTCAAATCATTGAGCAAAGACTTTTTATCAACCATAGACTGTTCAAACTCCTTGAGTCCGGCATCAAAAGAATCAAGTTTTTCAGAAACGCTGCTTAACTTTGATTGAATATCGCCTGATTCTATTTCTATTTTTTGCAGTTTTACCAGAATATCTATCTGTTCTTTCATATTAGTCATTAGTCACTTGTCATTAGTCATTAATAATAAAACCGCTCATCCCTTATAAAATAACAAACGGATCGATTTCAGACTCGCACGCCTCAACCTTAACATCAATTCTATTTTTAAATATAATCTCTCTGAGCCTCTTGGCAAGTACTTCAATAATTAAATGCTCTGACGCAAAATGGCCGATATCGATAATACCTAAATTTGCTGCTTCTGCAGCTCTTGCATCATGATACCGAAAATCCCCGCTAATATATACCTGAGCACTGGATGCAAAAAAATTATTTATCAGACTTGAACCGCTCCCCGTGCATAAAGCAGCTTTCTTTACAGGCAGATCAGGGTTTCCTGCGATTTTAACAAAATCAAGGCGTAGTTTTTTCTTAATTTCCAAGGCAAAGGGTAAAAGTTTAGTCTCCCCTGCGAGATCTCCAATCCTGCCAAGACCCTGCTGCCTTCCAGCCAAAATGCTATCAGACGGCTGCAGCTTATAAACATCATACGCCATGGTTTCATAAGGATGATTTGCCCTCAAATGCTCAATAACGTTCTCCAGATCATCCTTTTGCACAACGGTTTCCAGCCTGATCTCATCCGCATGAGACATATCATCCGGTTTTCCAATAAAAGGCTTTGACAAAGAACCCGGCCTGAAGGTTGCCCTGCCATTATTTCGGAAAGAACAGGATGTATATGCGCCTATTCTCCCTGCCTTTGTCTCAAAAAGGGAGGTTAAAACCTTCTGTTCATATTCAACAGGCAGATATATGACGAGTTTATAATATTCCGGCTCAATGGGTTCCCCGAGTACTTCCAGATTTTTAAGACCAATCGTGCGAGCAAGAATATCATTTAAACCATCTGTTACATTGTCAAGATTAGTATGTGCAGAAAATATGGCCATTTTGTGCTTGGACGCCATATTTATTATCGCCCCAACCGGAGTGCTGAAGTCAATAGAACCTAAAGGCTTGAATATCAACGGATGATGCGTAATTAAAAGATCAACCCTCTCTCTGCAGGCAGCAGCCACAACATTTGGGAGAGGATCCAAAGCAATCCGTACAGTTCGTACAGGCCAGTCCTTTTGCCCGACCTGTAGCCCGACATTGTCCCATTCTTCGGCAAGATAGGATGGGGCTATGTCTTCCATTATCTTAATAATATCGGCTATTATTGCTGGCATAAATGTCGTAAGATCTGGTTGCAATTCAAGATCAACAG of Anaerolineae bacterium contains these proteins:
- the ispD gene encoding 2-C-methyl-D-erythritol 4-phosphate cytidylyltransferase, encoding MIPAIIVAAGKGVRMNDKLRKQYLLLAGRPILAYSLLAFDACDLIDRIILVVPPKDIDYCRKNIVAPLRLCKKIDLVPGGEKRQDSVYNGLMAVDKDAEIVVIHDGVRPFVSQEQAAACIAGAKEYGACILGIPADDTLKQVNTSGFICNTLKRDDILLAQTPQAFKYDLIIKAHENARREGFACTDDASLVERLGGNVKIIYGSRRNIKITNREDLVFATALL
- a CDS encoding Nif3-like dinuclear metal center hexameric protein, which codes for MPAIIADIIKIMEDIAPSYLAEEWDNVGLQVGQKDWPVRTVRIALDPLPNVVAAACRERVDLLITHHPLIFKPLGSIDFSTPVGAIINMASKHKMAIFSAHTNLDNVTDGLNDILARTIGLKNLEVLGEPIEPEYYKLVIYLPVEYEQKVLTSLFETKAGRIGAYTSCSFRNNGRATFRPGSLSKPFIGKPDDMSHADEIRLETVVQKDDLENVIEHLRANHPYETMAYDVYKLQPSDSILAGRQQGLGRIGDLAGETKLLPFALEIKKKLRLDFVKIAGNPDLPVKKAALCTGSGSSLINNFFASSAQVYISGDFRYHDARAAEAANLGIIDIGHFASEHLIIEVLAKRLREIIFKNRIDVKVEACESEIDPFVIL
- a CDS encoding C4-type zinc ribbon domain-containing protein; this encodes MTNMKEQIDILVKLQKIEIESGDIQSKLSSVSEKLDSFDAGLKEFEQSMVDKKSLLNDLSKKYRSYDSVVQTNLAMVKKSQEKLGAVKTNREYQALLKEIEELKTKNSQAEDEMLLCLDLMDETEKDICVKKEEYSKLKERVSSDKETIMQEVEHGKERLAKLKAEWDSISSRVRPELLGKYMMVSQRVKGAAIAPVKKSVCNGCNMNLPPQMYNELQRCDSLKFCPNCQRIIYWEQS
- a CDS encoding HPr family phosphocarrier protein; translation: MQQADFDSTFAEKVRIFSHDYLKCFKYISGFDSHKHGFTKRLYSTLISTSQLLEDFLDFHGAKNNSDWYFYRELTAAVRHLSLAGYSYQHLSNRLVFYDLVDTEGFEKQGEITFDFLKSSIIKMAPVILDEARCLNIPIPDETFNPAYFPTIPTGKMLDYNIDDKDKDQQKKHIVKIASKFLSIAKDFDRLGFYEPYSMEEISTIVPDKVNEVEIRYFEMLVHNLQSSFDTYVIHGGFRFGNRRLKQLRGYISITFHLLQMIGRLLHFYERHLYEAGYKNIYKKVQDRLFSIIDTSVMLDRIINYGLYYACHFLMTGKALARDILNENIERSYITVGIPIKLGFHSRPSLLVAKIVQHYGGQVELCVKSDRFDASSVLDIQWAGGKIQNENIKKVTFEGDIRALKDIEMLASVNYGEDTMGKGVPLPEGLNYLR
- a CDS encoding ABC transporter ATP-binding protein — encoded protein: MLHIEELRVEVGGKTILKNVNMEIPEGETHILFGPNGSGKTSLMMTLMGFSGYNVTHGKITFKGEDITYMPIYERARLGIGVSFQRPPTIRGLKTRSIVEISAGNRSVDVDELAKQLNFSDFLDRDVNHNFSGGEIKRSELLQLTAQQPDLVLLDEPESGVDLESIVLIGDTINLLLRRGIKHPREKHHKEMVEDRSKSALVITHTGNILNYITADNGQVLYNGVMCCSRNAREILKWIREYGYKECVRCTQ
- a CDS encoding SufD family Fe-S cluster assembly protein, which codes for MYTIDDAEDIELNLNNYKVDAKDHAYIENLSQIGSTDASQMLDVGVDTDENDRVGSFIQKDKSVIHCKTMQDGIEVMSISQAQEKHGWLSDYMWKNISPDMDKFTSQAKKKPHEGYFIRALPGVKTEHPVQSCLYIAKEGFSQNVHNIVIAEEGSELHIITGCATAPHLVSGLHVGVSEFYVKKGAKLIFTMIHDWGEKINVRPRTAIEVEENGLIISNYISLRPVGSLQMFPTTYLNGKGAVARFNSVLVANKGDFLDVGSRVVLNAPDTRAEIISRAITYGGSIIARGDLVGKVPGIKAHLECKGLILKDGLMHAIPELRAYVPGVEMSHEAAVGKIDQREIEYLMARGIDEDEAISTIVRGFLNVDIEGLPPGLKNKLDKIISKTQKDML